The DNA segment TCTGGGGCTACCGGATGTGGTGGCAGCGCCGCCCCACCCGCGACCGCACCCTGTCGTTCGGGCGGCCGATCCCGCGGGGCGCCTGGCGGCAGATTCCGCGGCCCGTGCTGATTCCGCTGGTGCTCGTCGTCGCGGCGGTGGGCTGGGCGGTGCCGCTGCTCGGCGTGTCGCTCGCCGCCTTCCTGGCGGTGGATACGGTGCTCGGCGTTCTCGCACGCCGGCGGGCCGCCGCGGGGGCCCGCGCGGACTGACGGCCTCGGGGCCGCAGGTCGTGGGGGCGGGCGCGCGTGCGGCCCTGCCCGTAGCGCTGCGGCCTGCCCGTAGCGCTGCGGCCTGCCCGGAGCGCTACGGCGCCACCAGCCGTGCCGCTGCGCTACCAGTAGTGCTTTCGTCCGGCGACCGCGTGCCCCATCGTGCCGAGGAGCCACAGGATCGCGCCGATCACGGCGAGAATGATTCCGATGGTCCAGAGAATGGAAATTCCGGTCAGGAATCCGATGACGAGAAGAATGACTCCCAGAACGACCACGGCGCGCTCCGATCTCGCATACGTTTCCTCAACTTTGCGCCTCCGTTTGCGGCCGGGCAAGTTCTGGTGACGCCCTCGGCTCGCGAAGGCGGCAGTTCGGGCGGCCTCCGCATTCCTCGGCGATTTCCCGGGGCGGGTGTCTTTCCGGTCCCCTGGGTGGCGTTTCCGAGATCCGCCGCCCCCGGGGAGGCCCCGCCGGCGCGGGTCCGGCGGCGACGAGTATGCGGGCGGACGATCAGGGGGGACGATGGAAGCCACAGCACTCACCTGCCAGGGGCAGGCCACAGCGAGACACGTGGGCAGGTCGGGCCACGGACGGAGTGCGGCACACCCGCAGTGGTCCGGCGGACGGAAGGAGTGCCGGGGTGAGCGCAGACGCGGAGCGGGTGGCCGGCGCCGGTGATCCCGAGGGCAAGTCGTCGCAGCCGAGCGGGCTGATGGACCTCCTCGCCGTCGCCGCGGTGCTGGTGGACGCCGAGGGACGGATCGTCCTGTGGAGCCCGCAGGCCGCCGATCTGTACGGCTACTCCGCGGAGGAGGCGCTCGGGCAGTACGCGGCGCCGCTGCTCATCCACCAGGAGCACTGGGACCTGGTGATCGAGAAGTTCGCCGAGGTCATGCAGACGGGCCGGAGCTGGGGCGGTACCTTCCCCGTCCGGCACAAGGACGGCTCCGCGCGGCTGGTGGAGCTGCGCAACATGCGGCTGCTGGACGACCGCGGCGATTTCTACGCCCTCGGGCTCGCCACCGACTCTCCGACGCTCCGCGAGGTGGAGCGGGACGTGGCCCTGTCCACCCGGCTGATCTCCCAGTCCCCCATCGGGGTGGCGATCCTCGACACCGAGCTGCGCTAT comes from the Streptomyces angustmyceticus genome and includes:
- a CDS encoding DUF6131 family protein, producing the protein MVVLGVILLVIGFLTGISILWTIGIILAVIGAILWLLGTMGHAVAGRKHYW